TCTATCCATCCGCCCTGCCCCCCCACAAACCAAACCGGAACCTGGCCTCCGCCCGGGACCGGATTACCATGGTAAGAGACGCCGTAAAAAATCTGAACGGATTTCAAGTGTCCGACATTGAACTACAGCGCAAAGGCCCCTCATTTACCATTGATACCATCTGTGAATTTAAGCGTATCTTTGGCAGCCGGACCCGGTTTCACCTGCTTTTAGGTTCTGATGCCTTTTTTGACACGCCATCCTGGAAACAGGCCTATCATATTTTTAAAGCCCTGCCCGTAATCGTAATGCAGAGAGGTGAAAAAACCGGTATGGCACCTTTTGCATCCTTCATTGACGAACATGTTTCAAAAGGCTACAAGCTTAAAGACAATAATATTTTTGTCCATGACCGGCTTTATCCTATCCGCATCTGCAATGTACCAAGAATTGATATTTCATCAACGCAGATACGGAATCGAATCAAAGCTGGGAAATCTATATCAGGACTTGTACCTGAAGATGTTAAGACTTTTATCAGAACAAAGGATTTATATAAATGATCGCCCTCGAAGAGGAATATACCCCCTATCTTTCCCCTATATTTGACCGAAAACCCAAAAGCGTAACCGCACTGATGGTCAGTGAACTGACCTCCTACACAGACATGGTGGTCATTGTAGAGGCAGGATCAAGCAGGCAGGTAACCTCCCTTTCCGAACACATTATAAAATCCCTAAAGGGTTTAAAAATAAAGGCAACAGGCACAGAAGGCGTCAAGGCGGGCCAATGGGCACTACTGGATTTCGGGCATTTGATCATCCATGTTTTTGAAACCGAAGCCAAGAGGTTTTACGACCTGGAAGGCCTGTGGAGTGATGCTGAACCGGTTGATCTGAGTCAATTTAATATCCAGGCTCAAACCGATGAGGAGGATGACAATGGGTTCTGAAAAACAGGCGGTTAATATTTTGATGATCCTTGACGGATGGGGCATTAACCCATCGGATAAAGGCAATGCCGTGGCTGCAGCCAATACACCGTTTCTGGACCGGCTTCTGGCTGATTTTCCAAACACAACGCTTAAATGTTGTGGTGAAGCCGTGGGCCTCCCAGACGGCACCATGGGTAATTCAGAGGTAGGCCACATGAATATTGGGGCAGGTAGAATCGTGGCTCAGGATTTTGTCCGGATCAACACCGCCATCCGGGATAATAGTTTTTACTCCACCCCGGCACTTGTTTCAGTCATGGACAAGGTCAAACAGGCCGACAGCTGCCTTCATCTTTTGGGACTGCTTTCCGATGGCGGGGTTCACTCCCACATCAATCACCTGTTTGCCTTGATAAAAATGGCAAAGGATAAAGGAATTACAAAAGTTTTTATTCACCCGATCATGGATGGACGGGATACCTCTCCCACATCGGGCATTGATTTTTTAAAACAACTTGACAAAACAATCAAAGCCGTTGGCACAGGAAAAGTGGCGACCATGACGGGACGCTTCTGGGCCATGGATCGAGATACCCGCTGGGAGCGTGTTCAAAAAGCCTATGATCTTTTTACCCAGGGCCAAGGCGTTGATGCTTCAAACCAATCCTCTGTCCAGGCCATCCAGGCTGCGTATGACCGGGAAGAAACCGATGAATTTATTAAACCAGTAACTTTTTGCCCAGGCAGTGAAGGAAACATTCAAGACAAAGACGGTGTCATTTTTTTCAACTTCCGGGCAGATCGGGCCAAGGAAATCTGCCGGGCGTTCACAGAAAAAACCTTTGACGGATTTGAACGCACAGTAAATCCCAGACTCAGCGATTTTGTGTGTATGACCCAGTATGACGAACACTTTGATTTACCTGCAGCCTTTGGCCCTCAACACCTGGACAAAATTTTTGGAGAAATCCTGAGCGAAAATAAAATTTCTCAGCTTCGCATTGCAGAAACTGAAAAATACGCCCATGTCACCTATTTTTTTAATGGCGGAGATGAAGCCGTTTTTGATGGGGAAGAGCGTATACTCATTCCCTCTCCCAGGGATGTGGACACTTATGACCAAAAGCCGGAGATGAGCGCAGACAAAGTAGCTGACAATGCCTGTGAGCAAATCCGTTCAGGAAAATTTCAATTTATTGTGCTTAATTTTGCGAACATGGACATGGTGGGTCATACCGGCATATTTGACGCGGCGGTAAAGGCATGTGAAACAGTGGATCACTGTGTAAAAAGAGTGGTGGAAGCTATCTGGGAAACCGGAGGTACCGCCTTTATCACCGCAGACCACGGTAACTCAGAACAAATGCTGGCCCCTGACGGCTCTCCCCATACGGCCCATACCCTAAACCCGGTGAGGTTTATTGTTGCAGCCACCCCCGCCACGACGATAACGCTTTCGGACGGCAAGCTTGGAGATATTGCGCCAACTATCCTCAAGGTGCTCGGTATAGAGCAGCCTTTGGAAATGACAGGCCAGTGCCTGATCAGTTGATCTTTTCATGAGGATAAATAGGTGACATTAATAATAATTTTTAATTTAGCAATGTATAAATTATGATACTTGATCAAATCACCGACTATATTACCGGCAAAGAAATAGACAATGTCGGCGCTGAAGCCAGCCGCCAAATTTTTGAAAAATTTTTGGTGGAGAACAAAGGATATGCCAAATCAGATATTCTTGTGGACGTCCCCTTAACCGTGCAGTTCAAGGGTGAGGACTATCCATCCGTGATTGATCTGATTGTAAGGGTGAAAGACCGACCCTTTATGGCCATCACCTGTGTGGCAGGATCCATTGGATCTTATGAACGGGAAATTCTGGCTGGTGCCAGACTGGTCTATGACCATATCGTGCCCTTCGCCGTATCTACGGATGCCAGAAGCGTTATTATCAAAGATGCCGTCACTGGCGAAACCATTGGGCAGGGGCTTGAATCAATTCCAGATTATTCCCAAGCTCAGACGCTGTTAAAAAAAATCGACGCCAAGCGCCTTGATCCGGAAAAAAGAAGTGGTGAAATGATTATTTACAGATCATTCAATCTGGAAAAAATCAACAAATAAGAAATACCTGTCAAGCAAGGGTCTGAATTTCGGGAATAGTGAAATTAAGACCCTTCCAGGTTTACAGCGTCACAAGCAAATTTAGGCATCATCCATTCTCTTGCTGTGCATTAATGCCCGATTTTTATCGGGGGTTAATTCCCTATGACGCTCCTTCATATCGTTTTTGTCCTATGCCTTAGGCACATCCTTACCGCAATGTTTGCATACAGTGGCCCGATTTTTGATAATCTCAGCGCAGAAGGGGCATTCCCTGGTGAAATGGCGTTCATGAAGCTGTTCAATTGCTTTTTGCACCCTTTCCTGTAATACCGGGGTCGGGAACTTATGGTTAATCAGGTGCTCCACAGCCGTGGCATCACCTAACTCGGCCACCATTTCCACTGCTTTCAATCTCGCCTTAGGCGGAATATTAGGGTCTAGGCAAATTTTTAAAATCTCATCCCAGTCTTTAGAAATATAATAATCCGTAAGAATGGAAAAGGTCTGTTTTAGCAGCTCTTTTTTAGCTTGTTCGGCCACAAGGGCAGCATCATCCATAACGGAACCAGTACCGCCGATGGGACTGAACACGGGCATATATTCAAAATGGTCGGCGCCCGGTTCGCAATAACACCGGTAAGAGGCAGGTGCTTCCACGGATTCCATCAAATCCTCCCATCCCTGTTTGTAGGAAGGACACGCATCGTTAAAACAAACAAACAGATAGGGCGTCTGCCACCCCAGACCATCGGAAAAATTGATGGGCGGAATCTCCCACAACGTCATCTCCTTATTGCAATGGGGACAATGGGGTTTGTCCATTTTTATATATTTTTCAAGCAGTTCTTCTTTGGTCTCAAATGCCATTGTATTCTCCTTATTATAATTGTGCTGGATTACACGCCTGCAGCATCTTTCATAATAAGCACAGAGGGATGGTTGTCAAACCATCCCTCTGCTGTGTTTTTTAAAAAATATTTGAATTACTCTATGGTTGCCAGCACATCATCCTTGGCCACGGAATCCCCTGGTTTAAAAATGATGGCCGTGATCGTTCCGTCAGCTGTTGCAGGAAGGATATTTTCCATCTTCATGGCCTCAATCACCACTACAGTATCGCCGGCCTTCACCGCATCTCCCACATTTTTCTCATACTTTACAATCATACCGGGCATGGGTGCCAGGACAGGTGTCCCGCCCCCTGAAGCTTCAGCGGGTTTTGGGGAAGGTTTTGGTGCAGGTGCAGCCGGTTTTGGCGGTGCGGGTTTCGGGGCCGGCGTTGCTGCCGGAGCAGCCGGCGCTGCGGGGGCAGCAGGAGGCACCACAGGCGTAGCCGCAGCAAGAGCCGCATAGGAAATCACTGGCGAACCGCCCACTTCATCAACTCCCACCTCAAAACATTCACCGTCCACAAACACATTAAAGGTTCTTGCAAATTCACTCTTTTCAGGAAGATCCACAGCAGGCTCAATGAGCTTGCCTTCTTTGGCCTTTTTAATCATATCTTCCTGTTTTTTAACATCTGCCAGGGTAATGGGTTTAACCGTGTCAGGCACCTGTTCTTTGCCGTATTTCTGCATCAAGTATTTTTTTCCAGTCACGGGGAACAAGGCACACAAAATAAGATCCTCTTCGTCCACGGCCAGCTCACCAATCTCTTTCCTGGCTTTTTCAAGTTCCGGTGTCAACATCTCAGCCGGACGGCAGGTAATAGGTTCTTGACCTTTTTCATAATCTTTGAGAGCTTTTTTCTGCAATTGGGCATCAATGGGCACTGCAGTTTTGCCGTAAAGGCCGTAGCACAGATCCTTGACCTGGGCTGTAATCATCTTGTAGCGCTCTTCTTTGGTATCAAACAGCACGTTGTTCACTGTCTGAGTACCCACAATCCGGCTTGTAGGAGTGACAAGGGGAATCTGACCCAACTCTTTTCTGACTCTGGGTAGTTCTTTGTACACCTCATCAATTTTATCCAGGGCATCCATTTCCCGAAGCTGCTTAATCAGATTGGCACGCATGAAGTCCGGCGCCTGGTTCAGGAGCACATCAATATCAATCAAGGAGACCCGACTGTCATCCAGTAAGTGTTTATACTTGGGTATTACCTCTTTTTCCAAGGTCTCGTTGATCCGGTTAAGCGCGTTAATGTCGAATCCGGTATCCCGGTTGGTGCCCAAAAGACTCATCACAAAGGGTTCAAGCGCGGCATGGGATGTTCTGTATGCATAGGGGGTCATGCAGGTATCAATAATGTCAACCCCAGCTTCTACAGCTTTGAGATGTGTCATGGAGGACATGCCCGAGGTAAAATGGGAATGCAGATGAATTGGGGGCTTAACTTCCGCCTTAAGCGCTTTTACCAGCTCAAAGGCATCATAGGGTGCCATCAAACCTGCCACATCCTTGATGCAAATTGAGTCGGCACCCATCTCTTCAAGGGCTTTGGCCTTTTTCACATAGTACTCCAGATTATATACCTCTTGCCCCAGGCGCGGCTCTGTCAGGGTGTAGCAGATACAACCCTGGAAATGTGCACCACACTCTTTAATTACAGGTACCACGGTTTCAAAGTTTCTGTAATCATTGAGCGCGTCAAAGGTTCTGAAAATATCCAACCCGTTTTCCACCGTCTTTTTAACAAAAAGTTCGGCCAGGTCATCGGCATAGTTACGGTACCCGACAAGATTCTGGCCGCGCAGCAGCATTGAAATAGGGGTTTTCTTAAAGTACCGCTTCAGGGTGCGAAGCCGCTGCCAGGGATCTTCATTGAGATACCGGTGCATGGTATGAAAAGAGGCACCGCCCCAGACCTCCACAGCCCAGAACCCGATTTCATCCATCTGCTCTGCCACAGGGATCATATCTTCGGTGCGGCCCCGGGTGGCAAACAATGACTGATGGCCGTCCCGCAGGGAGAGATCCTGAATTTTCAGGGGATTTTTTGCCTTGGGTCGCGCTTGGGAGTAATCCATCTCAACCATTTTAACTTCATTGTGATCGGTCATAATATCCTACATATAATATCTTTTATTTATTTATATGAAAAACCAACAAGTTGTTGAGTTAATTTCATCTTTTATTGTGGGGCGATCCTGGATGTTAATAGACCAAGTCGGCCCATGGCCGTTATTTAAACATTCTTTGCCGTATCATTGCATTGGCATTCATAATTGCCTGCCGTCCAGAAAGGCCCCAAAGGTTCATCTGCCCACCCTGAGCAGCAGCTAAAGATTTGGCAGCGGCATCAGCAGCCTGATTTTGCATTGCTGCAACAGCGGCTTCTTCTTCCGTTTTAATATACATCCGAACGGCAGCCATGGCAGCAGCCAATCTTTTGTTTTCCATGAAAAAGGTCTCCTTGGCTTTTATTTAGTTAAGGGTTGCGCCTGGGTGTAAATAGTTGACCAGGTTCTTCCCATGGCCGTTACACCGGTATATTTCCGTGTTTCTTGGCCGGCCTGAATTCGCGTTTGGTGACCACAGCCTCCAGGGCATCTATGAGCCTGGGCCTGGTTTCACTAGGTACGATCACCGCATCTACATACCCCCTTGCTGCGGCACAATAGGGATTGGAAAACTGGGTATTATACTCTTCAATTTTCTGCTTGCGCGTGGCTGCAGGGTCTTCGGAATTTTTAATCTCCCTAGCATGGATGACGTTGGCCGCGCCTTCAGCCCCCATGACCGCAACCTCGGCCATGGGCCAGGCAAAGGCCATATCCGCACCAAGGTGCTTGGAACACATGGCAATATATGATCCGCCATAATCTTTGCGTGTAATCAACAGGAGCTTGGGCACAGTGGCTTCGGCGTAGCACCATAAAAGTTTTGCCCCGTGCCGGATGACCCCGCCCCACTCCTGATGGGACCCGGGCAGATAACCGGGTACATCGGCAATGGTGAGCAAGGGAATGTTAAAGGCATCACAGAACCGGATAAACCGGGTGGCCTTGTCGGATGCATCAATATCCAGACAGCCGGCCATAACCATGGGCTGGTTGGCAATAATACCGATGGGCCGGCCGTTAAGCCGTGCAAAGCAAATTACGATATTTCTGGCAAAATACTGGTGGGGTTCAAAAAAATAACCGTCGTCTACAATGGCGGCAATGACCTGTTTAACATCATAGGCCTGGTTGGATTTATCCGGAATAATAGTGTCAAGGACCGGTGCCATACGATGCGGGGAATCATCAGTGGGTTTGAGCGGGGGATCTTCCATATTGTTGGACGGTAGAAAGGATAACAGCTGCTTGATCTGTTCAATACAATCCTCATCAGATTCACAGGCAAACTGCGCCACCCCGGACTTTTCGTTATGGGTCATGGCACCGCCAAGTGCTTCAAAGGTAATCTCCTCGCCGGTAACCGCCTTGATGACATTGGGACCGGTGATAAACATATACGAAGATTCCTTGACCATAAAGATAAAATCAGTCATGGCTGGAGAATACACTGCTCCGCCTGCCGTGGGGCCCATGATGGCCGAGATCTGAGGAATCACACCGGACGCTGCGGAATTGCGAAAAAAAATTTCGCCGTAACCGGACAACGCGTCAATACCTTCCTGAATCCGGGCACCGCCGGAATCGTTCATGCCGATGACAGGTGCGCCGGCTTTAATCCCTAAGTCCATGACCTTACATATCTTTTTGGCCTGCATTTCGCCTAAAGAGCCGGCAGCGGCCGTAAAATCCTGAGCATAGGCAAAGACCAGTCGGCCGTTTACCTTTCCGTGTCCGGTGATAACACCGTCTGCGGGGATTTCTTTGGTTTCCATGCCAAAATTGGTGCACCGGTGGGTCATGAACATGTCCAGTTCCCTGAACGTGCCGGCATCAAACAGCAGGTTAAGACGCTGCCTGGCATTTAAAACGCCTTTTTCACGCCGTTTAGCCAAGGCTTTTTCACCGCCCATGGCCTTGATCTTTTTCTCTTTCAGCCTTAATTCCTGAATTTTGTCGGAAATGACTCCCATAATTCACATTTCTTTTTTAAATTATAATGTTGTTAAATGGATCTTTTTATCTGTTTTTGTAACTGAGATCGTTTAGGATACCGGAATTATAACATCACTGTTCAAGGCTGAAGCGCCATGCGCAGAACCATGTTTCAGGATGGGGATCCGGCGGACACCCGATACATTCGGTTTTAATTCTATCATCAACGCCTTCGGCAAAACGGGCGTACTCGACAAGACCGCCTGATTTGCAGGGATAATCGTCCAGGTTCTTGCGCATCCTTGCCCGCTGAACCCGGCATTCGTTCATCTGAAAAACAAAACTGGTTTCGGTTTCTTCCACAATGCTCTGCTCGTTGATGAATGCGTACATCCTGAAATTCAAGGCTCTTTTGAGCCCCTCAAGCCCCGGATGTTTACCCAGTCCCAGAATATTTTTTATTCTGTGGGCTTCAAAGGGGGAAAAGCGGGCCCAGCAAGAGTCATTGCACCGTTTGGCATCGTTCATACCGTGGGCGAACTCCACAGCCTGAAACCAGACACCGTCATTGGCAAGCCAGGCTTTTCCCACGGCTGCCATCAATTTTTCGGTTGTGGAATCATCCAGTGACATCAACGCATTGGGCATACCCTCTTCCAGTTCAAATTCCAGGGTGCGGGACAAATGTTTCATCAGAATGGTAATTGAAGATTGTGTGGCGGTATCCAGCGCTGCAAGCGCCTTTTCCATGCCCATCTGGTGCTGAACCTCGTTGAACCAGAGGCCGTAGTGAACAACAATACGGGTAAACATGTCGACCAGTTGTTTTTTCTGCATATCAGGGGCAAGGTCCTGGGCTTGGAACGGAGTGGAATCTTTCATGAATCGTCCTCCTTGTTAAAGGTTTGCCCACAAATTACTTAAAGTATTTCTTGGTGTCAAGCTCCTTTGTTCCCTTAGAAAAGGTATCCGCATATGGCTTTTTCTAATGTTTCTTTCATCACGAAAGACACGAAGTTCATGAAGATTTCAAGGAGTTAAGCTTCACGTCTTCGTAAACTTTATGATGATTTAAAAAATAAAACTTATTTGAGATTTACATTACTTTTACATCCCAACAGGCCAATTTTTGTGACCATTTCATTGATCCGGTGATGTTTTTACTCAATCAGTTCACGAAACGCATCCAACTCTTTTTTTGAATAGTGAAAAAACCGGTCATGGACGTTATCGGCAAAGGTTTCAAATTTCTCATACCCCGCCCTGTCCAGGGAGGCCGAATAAAGATTAACAACCAGGTCATGGGCAATATAATCTTCACTGACCTCAATGAATCCTTCATCCCGGGTCCAGGTCGCCTTTGAGTCCGCCCCCCGGGAGACAACACCGGACACGGCATGGCAACGATCCACGATCACTGATAAAAATCGCTCTTTTTTCTCAGCCATATACCGTGCAAGCCTGCGGTGAGGCACAAGGTCCTCATACACATTTTGGGGACCAAAATAGATGCCGCGAAGCATCACGCCACGGTCAAGGGCGGCATCCAGTTCCTCGGTCAACAGGCAAAGCTCTTCATCCCAGATGGACAGGGCAATGCGCTTTTGGGCCCCCTTGATCAGGACAGCCAGAAAAGACAGGATATTATCCCGTCCCTGGATCACTACCAAGGGGTTGTCCTGTTTCGGTTCCCGGTACAAGCGGCCTGCATATTCAGTCAAATCCTGAAAAATTCCCTGAAACCGGGATCGAAGTTTTTTAATAAAAATCTTAGGATCCATAGGTGTATAGGCTTTTGACTTTCCATCGTCCTGTTCAAACACCATCTGCTTAGCAATCAGATTTTTAAGCACCTCATAAATCCGGGACCGGGGAATCCCCGAAGCCTTGCTCAGGGCGTATCCGTTCAAAGGATACTCTTCCAGAAGCGCCAGATAGGCTTTGCATTCATAGACCGAAAACCCTAAGGCTTTCATATGCTCCGTAATCTGTTCAACCTTATCCATATCTATAGAACCTCAATGCCTAAACAAGCTCTGGTGTTTGGACAAAAAGTTGCCCATATGCAAGGCGCAGAAAAATTTGCAAACGGAGCAACCTCATGGTTGTGAGACCCGATCTTATATTTTGGCAAAATTGTCTGCAACGCCGCAGATGGGTGACTTTTTGTTCAAACACAGCTTAAGACCAGCCAGGCTACGGCTACGGACCCTAGTACAGGAACAATAATCCCTCCTTTAAAAAGTCCGTAAACCAGGGTAAAGCCCATGCCGGCAACACCGGCCCAGGGCAAAGCCGGCGTAGCAGTGAAAACGCCGGGAAGAATCAGTGCACCAATGGCAGCCACCGGGATGCACTTTAAAAAGGCATCCAGGCGAACCGGTATCCTTGCATTTCTGAAAAAAAGAAACGGGGCCAGGCGCGGCAGATACGTAACAGCGGCCATGCCGAAAATTAAAGGAATCAGACTCCTATCCATGGGCATTGTCCTTCTTGATGAATCCGGGATTAAAAAAGGCACCGGCAGTGGCGACGACTAGAATACAGACGATAATACTCCACCCCTTTGGCAGAATATTCGCCGTAACCAGAAACCAGTTAAACAGCCCGGAAGAAATTGCCAGAACAAGAGAACGCAAAGAGGATTTCAATTCAGGCATAAGAATCGCCAAAAGAAGCGCATACAGAGCCACACCCATACTCTGGGTGAGAATATCAGGCATAAATCTTCCAAGCACAAATCCCGCCAAAGTGCCGGACACCCATCCGGTATAAGCGGTCAGTTCCAGAGGCATGACAAACTGCCGGGTCAATTTTTTTTGGGAAAAAGACATCACTGAAAAGGTTTCATCGGTCACGCCAAAGGCCATGGGCAAATAATATTTAACCGCCCTTTCACGAATCCGGGTGGACAAATAGGCGCTCATAAGAAAATGCCGGAAATTGACCAGCAAAGTGGTCAGTATAATTCCCACCGGCCCCATGCCTGTCGCCAGTAGATTTAAAGCAATAAATTGACTGGCACCGGCAAAGACAACAATGGAAAACAACATGGCTTCACTAAAGGTGGTACCGGTTGTCCTGGCCAGAATGCCAAAGGCCACGGCGGCCGGGAAATATCCGATAAATATGGGAATACCGGCTTTTATGGCGTCCCAGGTGTCTGAGTGCTGCATCAATATGGCCTCCAAGTCAAATTTAGTGGCTATTATAGTAACTACTACTTAAACGTCAAGCCAAAATGCAACCGGGCCGAATCAAGCTTGGAGCGTGTCAAGAAGAATAATGATCATTTGACCATTATTCTTCTTGACATCACCACACAGCAACCCTATATTATGATCAAATGATCAAAACAAAACACGGAGCCGGCCGAAAATGATGCGGCCGACATCGAACGGACAGGGTCAAAAACCCTGATAAAATAAAAATGAAAGGAGAAAATATCATGCCAGGATTTAATCAAAGAGGACCACAAGGAGTAGGACCCATGACCGGAAGAGGCCAGGGGATTTGCGGTAACCGCAACGCGACCGGGGCCGGATACGGAACTGGTTATGGCGCGGGGTACGG
Above is a window of uncultured Desulfobacter sp. DNA encoding:
- the nadD gene encoding nicotinate-nucleotide adenylyltransferase is translated as MNAGLFGGTFNPIHNGHLGIIQYVKAQYAFDTIILYPSALPPHKPNRNLASARDRITMVRDAVKNLNGFQVSDIELQRKGPSFTIDTICEFKRIFGSRTRFHLLLGSDAFFDTPSWKQAYHIFKALPVIVMQRGEKTGMAPFASFIDEHVSKGYKLKDNNIFVHDRLYPIRICNVPRIDISSTQIRNRIKAGKSISGLVPEDVKTFIRTKDLYK
- the rsfS gene encoding ribosome silencing factor; protein product: MIALEEEYTPYLSPIFDRKPKSVTALMVSELTSYTDMVVIVEAGSSRQVTSLSEHIIKSLKGLKIKATGTEGVKAGQWALLDFGHLIIHVFETEAKRFYDLEGLWSDAEPVDLSQFNIQAQTDEEDDNGF
- the gpmI gene encoding 2,3-bisphosphoglycerate-independent phosphoglycerate mutase; the encoded protein is MGSEKQAVNILMILDGWGINPSDKGNAVAAANTPFLDRLLADFPNTTLKCCGEAVGLPDGTMGNSEVGHMNIGAGRIVAQDFVRINTAIRDNSFYSTPALVSVMDKVKQADSCLHLLGLLSDGGVHSHINHLFALIKMAKDKGITKVFIHPIMDGRDTSPTSGIDFLKQLDKTIKAVGTGKVATMTGRFWAMDRDTRWERVQKAYDLFTQGQGVDASNQSSVQAIQAAYDREETDEFIKPVTFCPGSEGNIQDKDGVIFFNFRADRAKEICRAFTEKTFDGFERTVNPRLSDFVCMTQYDEHFDLPAAFGPQHLDKIFGEILSENKISQLRIAETEKYAHVTYFFNGGDEAVFDGEERILIPSPRDVDTYDQKPEMSADKVADNACEQIRSGKFQFIVLNFANMDMVGHTGIFDAAVKACETVDHCVKRVVEAIWETGGTAFITADHGNSEQMLAPDGSPHTAHTLNPVRFIVAATPATTITLSDGKLGDIAPTILKVLGIEQPLEMTGQCLIS
- a CDS encoding type I restriction enzyme HsdR N-terminal domain-containing protein, translating into MILDQITDYITGKEIDNVGAEASRQIFEKFLVENKGYAKSDILVDVPLTVQFKGEDYPSVIDLIVRVKDRPFMAITCVAGSIGSYEREILAGARLVYDHIVPFAVSTDARSVIIKDAVTGETIGQGLESIPDYSQAQTLLKKIDAKRLDPEKRSGEMIIYRSFNLEKINK
- a CDS encoding zinc ribbon domain-containing protein, translating into MAFETKEELLEKYIKMDKPHCPHCNKEMTLWEIPPINFSDGLGWQTPYLFVCFNDACPSYKQGWEDLMESVEAPASYRCYCEPGADHFEYMPVFSPIGGTGSVMDDAALVAEQAKKELLKQTFSILTDYYISKDWDEILKICLDPNIPPKARLKAVEMVAELGDATAVEHLINHKFPTPVLQERVQKAIEQLHERHFTRECPFCAEIIKNRATVCKHCGKDVPKA
- a CDS encoding pyruvate carboxylase subunit B, translated to MTDHNEVKMVEMDYSQARPKAKNPLKIQDLSLRDGHQSLFATRGRTEDMIPVAEQMDEIGFWAVEVWGGASFHTMHRYLNEDPWQRLRTLKRYFKKTPISMLLRGQNLVGYRNYADDLAELFVKKTVENGLDIFRTFDALNDYRNFETVVPVIKECGAHFQGCICYTLTEPRLGQEVYNLEYYVKKAKALEEMGADSICIKDVAGLMAPYDAFELVKALKAEVKPPIHLHSHFTSGMSSMTHLKAVEAGVDIIDTCMTPYAYRTSHAALEPFVMSLLGTNRDTGFDINALNRINETLEKEVIPKYKHLLDDSRVSLIDIDVLLNQAPDFMRANLIKQLREMDALDKIDEVYKELPRVRKELGQIPLVTPTSRIVGTQTVNNVLFDTKEERYKMITAQVKDLCYGLYGKTAVPIDAQLQKKALKDYEKGQEPITCRPAEMLTPELEKARKEIGELAVDEEDLILCALFPVTGKKYLMQKYGKEQVPDTVKPITLADVKKQEDMIKKAKEGKLIEPAVDLPEKSEFARTFNVFVDGECFEVGVDEVGGSPVISYAALAAATPVVPPAAPAAPAAPAATPAPKPAPPKPAAPAPKPSPKPAEASGGGTPVLAPMPGMIVKYEKNVGDAVKAGDTVVVIEAMKMENILPATADGTITAIIFKPGDSVAKDDVLATIE
- a CDS encoding carboxyl transferase domain-containing protein, whose amino-acid sequence is MGVISDKIQELRLKEKKIKAMGGEKALAKRREKGVLNARQRLNLLFDAGTFRELDMFMTHRCTNFGMETKEIPADGVITGHGKVNGRLVFAYAQDFTAAAGSLGEMQAKKICKVMDLGIKAGAPVIGMNDSGGARIQEGIDALSGYGEIFFRNSAASGVIPQISAIMGPTAGGAVYSPAMTDFIFMVKESSYMFITGPNVIKAVTGEEITFEALGGAMTHNEKSGVAQFACESDEDCIEQIKQLLSFLPSNNMEDPPLKPTDDSPHRMAPVLDTIIPDKSNQAYDVKQVIAAIVDDGYFFEPHQYFARNIVICFARLNGRPIGIIANQPMVMAGCLDIDASDKATRFIRFCDAFNIPLLTIADVPGYLPGSHQEWGGVIRHGAKLLWCYAEATVPKLLLITRKDYGGSYIAMCSKHLGADMAFAWPMAEVAVMGAEGAANVIHAREIKNSEDPAATRKQKIEEYNTQFSNPYCAAARGYVDAVIVPSETRPRLIDALEAVVTKREFRPAKKHGNIPV
- a CDS encoding DUF6125 family protein; its protein translation is MKDSTPFQAQDLAPDMQKKQLVDMFTRIVVHYGLWFNEVQHQMGMEKALAALDTATQSSITILMKHLSRTLEFELEEGMPNALMSLDDSTTEKLMAAVGKAWLANDGVWFQAVEFAHGMNDAKRCNDSCWARFSPFEAHRIKNILGLGKHPGLEGLKRALNFRMYAFINEQSIVEETETSFVFQMNECRVQRARMRKNLDDYPCKSGGLVEYARFAEGVDDRIKTECIGCPPDPHPETWFCAWRFSLEQ
- a CDS encoding helix-turn-helix domain-containing protein, whose translation is MDKVEQITEHMKALGFSVYECKAYLALLEEYPLNGYALSKASGIPRSRIYEVLKNLIAKQMVFEQDDGKSKAYTPMDPKIFIKKLRSRFQGIFQDLTEYAGRLYREPKQDNPLVVIQGRDNILSFLAVLIKGAQKRIALSIWDEELCLLTEELDAALDRGVMLRGIYFGPQNVYEDLVPHRRLARYMAEKKERFLSVIVDRCHAVSGVVSRGADSKATWTRDEGFIEVSEDYIAHDLVVNLYSASLDRAGYEKFETFADNVHDRFFHYSKKELDAFRELIE
- a CDS encoding AzlD domain-containing protein, with protein sequence MDRSLIPLIFGMAAVTYLPRLAPFLFFRNARIPVRLDAFLKCIPVAAIGALILPGVFTATPALPWAGVAGMGFTLVYGLFKGGIIVPVLGSVAVAWLVLSCV
- a CDS encoding AzlC family ABC transporter permease, whose product is MQHSDTWDAIKAGIPIFIGYFPAAVAFGILARTTGTTFSEAMLFSIVVFAGASQFIALNLLATGMGPVGIILTTLLVNFRHFLMSAYLSTRIRERAVKYYLPMAFGVTDETFSVMSFSQKKLTRQFVMPLELTAYTGWVSGTLAGFVLGRFMPDILTQSMGVALYALLLAILMPELKSSLRSLVLAISSGLFNWFLVTANILPKGWSIIVCILVVATAGAFFNPGFIKKDNAHG